In the Theobroma cacao cultivar B97-61/B2 chromosome 1, Criollo_cocoa_genome_V2, whole genome shotgun sequence genome, one interval contains:
- the LOC18612516 gene encoding zinc finger protein CONSTANS-LIKE 9 isoform X2, which produces MGYICDFCGDQRSMVYCRSDAACLCLSCDRNVHSANALSKRHSRTLLCERCNLQPAFVRCAEERISLCQNCDWMGHGTSTSNSTHKRQTINCYSGCPSAAELSSVWSFVLESPSAGESACEQELGLMSITENAETTSWDPTENTISQNGTGVAEVNDDLDADKGSSWGGSASVPELRSAPRLLDQPAGSTDLLPKLCCPQTKCPGLCEDDLYADFNMDEVDLNLENYEELFGVTLNHSEELFENGGIDSLFGTKDMSAADSNCQGAVAAEAHSSLSFSGLTGESSAGDYQDCGASSMLLMGEPPWCPPCNENSFSSATRSDAVMRYKEKKKTRKFEKRVRYASRKARADVRKRVKGRFVKAGDAYDYDPLNQTRSC; this is translated from the exons ATGGGTTACATTTGTGATTTCTGTGGGGATCAAAGGTCAATGGTATATTGCCGGTCTGATGCTGCCTGTTTATGTTTGTCATGTGATCGAAATGTTCATTCTGCTAATGCACTGTCAAAACGCCATTCAAGAACATTGTTATGTGAAAGATGCAATTTGCAACCTGCATTTGTTAGATGTGCAGAAGAAAGGATTTCCCTGTGTCAGAACTGCGATTGGATGGGTCACGGTACCTCTACCTCGAATTCAACACATAAGAGGCAAACGATTAATTGTTACTCCGGTTGCCCATCAGCTGCAGAACTTTCTTCCGTATGGTCATTTGTTTTGGAATCCCCTTCAGCAGGTGAATCTGCTTGCGAGCAGGAATTGGGTCTGATGAGCATCACTGAGAACGCAGAGACGACTTCCTGGGACCCTACAGAAAACACCATTAGCCAGAATGGTACTGGTGTTGCAGAGGTGAATGATGACCTTGATGCCGATAAGGGGAGTAGTTGGGGTGGATCTGCATCAGTTCCTGAACTCAGATCTGCACCACGACTTCTGGATCAGCCAGCTGGATCAACAGATTTATTGCCCAAG TTATGTTGCCCTCAAACAAAGTGTCCTGGACTTTGTGAAGATGATCTCTATGCTGACTTCAACATGGATGAAGTTGATTTGAACCTTGAAAACTATGAAGAACTCTTTGGGGTTACTCTCAATCATTCAGAAGAACTTTTTGAGAATGGTGGAATCGATAGCTTATTTGGGACGAAGGATATGTCTGCTGCTGATTCCAATTGTCAGGGTGCAGTGGCTGCTGAG GCCCATTCAAGCCTCTCATTTTCTGGCCTTACTGGAGAGAGTAGTGCAGGAGATTACCAAGATTGTGGGGCTTCATCAATGCTTCTCATGGGAGAGCCTCCTTGGTGTCCTCCATGTAATGAGAACTCCTTCTCATCAGCAACTCGAAGTGATGCTGTCATGCGTtacaaggaaaagaagaagacacGGAA GTTTGAGAAGCGTGTGAGATATGCCTCTCGGAAAGCAAGGGCTGATGTGAGAAAGCGTGTAAAGGGGCGCTTTGTTAAAGCTGGCGATGCCTATGATTATGATCCATTGAACCAAACCAGAAGCTGCTGA
- the LOC18612516 gene encoding zinc finger protein CONSTANS-LIKE 9 isoform X1 — protein MGYICDFCGDQRSMVYCRSDAACLCLSCDRNVHSANALSKRHSRTLLCERCNLQPAFVRCAEERISLCQNCDWMGHGTSTSNSTHKRQTINCYSGCPSAAELSSVWSFVLESPSAGESACEQELGLMSITENAETTSWDPTENTISQNGTGVAEVNDDLDADKGSSWGGSASVPELRSAPRLLDQPAGSTDLLPKLCCPQTKCPGLCEDDLYADFNMDEVDLNLENYEELFGVTLNHSEELFENGGIDSLFGTKDMSAADSNCQGAVAAEGSSVGLVNAIQPACSNAASADSMMSNKTDSVLCFTARQAHSSLSFSGLTGESSAGDYQDCGASSMLLMGEPPWCPPCNENSFSSATRSDAVMRYKEKKKTRKFEKRVRYASRKARADVRKRVKGRFVKAGDAYDYDPLNQTRSC, from the exons ATGGGTTACATTTGTGATTTCTGTGGGGATCAAAGGTCAATGGTATATTGCCGGTCTGATGCTGCCTGTTTATGTTTGTCATGTGATCGAAATGTTCATTCTGCTAATGCACTGTCAAAACGCCATTCAAGAACATTGTTATGTGAAAGATGCAATTTGCAACCTGCATTTGTTAGATGTGCAGAAGAAAGGATTTCCCTGTGTCAGAACTGCGATTGGATGGGTCACGGTACCTCTACCTCGAATTCAACACATAAGAGGCAAACGATTAATTGTTACTCCGGTTGCCCATCAGCTGCAGAACTTTCTTCCGTATGGTCATTTGTTTTGGAATCCCCTTCAGCAGGTGAATCTGCTTGCGAGCAGGAATTGGGTCTGATGAGCATCACTGAGAACGCAGAGACGACTTCCTGGGACCCTACAGAAAACACCATTAGCCAGAATGGTACTGGTGTTGCAGAGGTGAATGATGACCTTGATGCCGATAAGGGGAGTAGTTGGGGTGGATCTGCATCAGTTCCTGAACTCAGATCTGCACCACGACTTCTGGATCAGCCAGCTGGATCAACAGATTTATTGCCCAAG TTATGTTGCCCTCAAACAAAGTGTCCTGGACTTTGTGAAGATGATCTCTATGCTGACTTCAACATGGATGAAGTTGATTTGAACCTTGAAAACTATGAAGAACTCTTTGGGGTTACTCTCAATCATTCAGAAGAACTTTTTGAGAATGGTGGAATCGATAGCTTATTTGGGACGAAGGATATGTCTGCTGCTGATTCCAATTGTCAGGGTGCAGTGGCTGCTGAG GGATCATCTGTTGGATTGGTCAATGCCATCCAGCCAGCATGTAGCAATGCGGCATCTGCTGATTCCATGATGAGCAATAAAACTGATTCAGTTCTTTGTTTTACGGCAAGGCAGGCCCATTCAAGCCTCTCATTTTCTGGCCTTACTGGAGAGAGTAGTGCAGGAGATTACCAAGATTGTGGGGCTTCATCAATGCTTCTCATGGGAGAGCCTCCTTGGTGTCCTCCATGTAATGAGAACTCCTTCTCATCAGCAACTCGAAGTGATGCTGTCATGCGTtacaaggaaaagaagaagacacGGAA GTTTGAGAAGCGTGTGAGATATGCCTCTCGGAAAGCAAGGGCTGATGTGAGAAAGCGTGTAAAGGGGCGCTTTGTTAAAGCTGGCGATGCCTATGATTATGATCCATTGAACCAAACCAGAAGCTGCTGA